Within the Nitrospira sp. genome, the region CAGCCAATCCAGGCACCGTATGGCCGTATGTGGATCATTGATGCCGGGCGAAAGCGCTCTGAGTGCCACTTCCACCAACTGGAAAATGGCGAATTCAACGTCCTGCTCGGAACTGCGTTCTCGGCCGAGAATAAACAAATCGCACACCGGTTGGTTGAGATCCTCGACCTTCGTCTGTTTGTCCGACCGGTACACGGTTGCAAGGATTTGACTTTGTATGACGAAATGCCCGGGACGACGATCCAGTCTGATCAGCAGGTCGTGCTCCACCGCTAAGGCCAGAACCGCCTCGGCGTCGATCGCTTGAATGTAGCCGGTCGAACTTGATCGGATGGAAGCCCCTGCTTCGCCGAGGGCGAGAGGGGCGGCCTCCTCAGTGGACCGATCGACAGCTTTGAGGCGCGCCATGCCTTCCGATTCCCTCCCGATTTGTTCTGGAAACATGCGGTCGATGGATTCCATGAGGTCCGCATAAACCTGACTGATAATGGTATCGGCTTGAATGGCCTTAGCGATATGGTGAATGAAAAAGATGAGGACACCAACACTGGCGAGGGCCAAGGCGACGGCGACCGTCACCGAAAGATGCGGTACGACCGCCGGCTCCCCATTCACTTGGACCGATCGAAGGACCAGGAGACTGAAGATGAAGGTGGCCAGAAATGTCCCAAGGACGATTTGGCTGCCTGGCCGACGCATGAAGTTTTGGAGGAGCCGGGGGCCATACTGTGAGGCGGTCAACGTGAGCGCGACCAGGGTCATGGAAAACGTCACGCTTGTGGCAGTAATCATGGAGCCGACGATTGCAGACAGCAGGGTACTGGCCCCCTCGCCGCTGCCGGAATAGATCCACCCAAGGCCTTTGTAGTCCTCCCACGCTAATGTCTCGTCGAGCTCCAGCGTGACCTGCGAAAGCACGGCGGCTATGATCGTAATGAGACTGGGAATGAACCAAAAACTGTGCCGGATTTGATGCCAAACGTGCGCAATCTGCATGCGTCCTGTATCTCGCGTTTGTCCAAACGGATGGGTTGGCGCGATGTGGCCGTGAGGCGCGTCATCGCGCTACAAGCACTCACCAGGAGCCGCGTGAATCGTCCTGAAGCACGGCTCCTAAATCACTTCTCGCACCTTATTTTCCACAAGCGTTTCCATCAACGTCAATCGGTCATGTTGACCCTTCGCCATGGCTTTGGCAAACGTCCACGCTTGCTGCATGGAAACCGTGCCGGGTAGGGGAGGTTCCGCCGGATCGACGAGTGCCTCGACGAGGGCCGGCCCCGGTTCGTTGAACGCCTTCCTCAGCACATTGTCCAGACGTGAGGGGGCGTCTACCGAGTATCCAGCAGCCCCACAGGCCGATGCGAACGATGCGAAATCGATGGGTTGAAGCGCGACGCCGTACTCCGGGTTTCCCTCCATCCCGAGTTGCTCCCATTTGATCATCCCCAACAGATTATTCTTGATGATGATCACTTTGACGGGAAGCTGGTATTTCACGAGGGTCGCGAGTTCGCCCATCATCATCGTAAAGCCGCCGTCTCCACAGATGCAGACCACCTGACGTCCAGGGTGCCCAATCGCAGCTCCCAGTGCGTACGGCAGTCCATTGCCCATTGTGGCCAAGGTGCCGGACGCGGAGAAGGCCATGTCGCCGCGCATCCGAAGATGTCGTGCCACCCACGTGGTGACCGTACCCGTATCGCAACACACAATGGCGTCGTCTCGCAGAAATCGATTGACCTTTTCGATCACCACTTGCGGCTTCAGCGGATGGTCTTTACGTCCCGATCGGGTCTGCATGAGCTGGTTCCAGTCGCGCATTTGGGATTGCGCACGATAGAGGAAGGTGGTGTCCGTTTTGGGTTCGAGCAGGGGCAACCAGGCGCGCAGGACGTCGCGGCATTTGCCCACCAGTCCCACGCTGACCGGGTAACGCAGTCCGATTCGCGAGGCGTCCAAGTCGATCTGGATGGCGCGCGCCTGCCCGGGTTTGGGGTAGAACTCGAGATAGGGAAAGCTGCTACCGGCGATGATGAGCGTATCGCATTCCCGCAAGACCTCCTGAGACGGAGCCGTGCCCAATAGTCCCACTCCACCGGTGGTATAGGGGTCGTCGTCCGGGACGACGGCCTTGCCGAGCAGGGCTTTCACGATCGGCGCGTGCAGCCTACGTGCTAATGCCTGAATTTCGTCTCTGGCGTTGAGACAGCCGCTGCCAGCCAGAATCGCGATTTTTGAACCGGCCCGAACGATTTCCGCGGCTTGTTCCAGCAGAGGCAGGGGCGGCAGCGGTTGGGGATCGGCGTAGACCCTGCCGCTGTGAGACGGAACGTTCATGGGAGACCGTTCGTCCGCGTCCCAGCTCTGCACGTCCTTCGGGATCGTCACGTGGGTGACCGTCCGCCGGGCAATGGCCGTTTTGATGGCCTGATCCACGACGCTGAGGACGTGAGACGGGCTGGTAATCCGGACGCTGTACGCGGCCACGTCCATGAACAGCTTGTCCAAATCCAGATCCTGTTGATACCTGGTGCCGATGAGATCGTGAAACGTATGGCCCGTGATTGCGAGCACGGGTTGGCCGTCGAACTTGGCGTCATACAGGCCATTGAGCAGATGGACACCTCCGGGACCCGACGTGGCCACGCACACCCCGAGGCGCTGCGTGAATTTGGCGTACGCACAGGCCGCCAATGCAGCGGCCTCTTCGTGACGGACCTGCACGAGGCGAATCGTCTCGGCCCGCTTACGAAGCGCCTCGTAGAGTCCGTTAATACCGTCCCCAGGCAAGCTGAAAACGACACGAACGCCCCATTGTTCCAACCTGGCAACGAGTTGATCGGCAAGCGTCATCGTTCCACCTCCTACAACGAGTGTCTCACGGATTCGAAGCAGTCCCGTACGATGTCAAGTATTCCTGAGCAAGGATTTTGACGCAGGCGGCGATCGGAATCGCCAAGAGGAGACCGAAAAATCCTCCGATGGCTCCGCCGATCAGCACGACGATCAACACGGTCGTCGCGCTGAGATCGAGAGACTGGCTTTGAACCCATGGCGTGAGAATCCAGCTTTCGATGAACTGAACGATCAGATAGGTGGCGCTTGGCCAGATCACAATGGCCAACCAGCCAGCCCCGCTG harbors:
- a CDS encoding pyruvate oxidase, which encodes MTLADQLVARLEQWGVRVVFSLPGDGINGLYEALRKRAETIRLVQVRHEEAAALAACAYAKFTQRLGVCVATSGPGGVHLLNGLYDAKFDGQPVLAITGHTFHDLIGTRYQQDLDLDKLFMDVAAYSVRITSPSHVLSVVDQAIKTAIARRTVTHVTIPKDVQSWDADERSPMNVPSHSGRVYADPQPLPPLPLLEQAAEIVRAGSKIAILAGSGCLNARDEIQALARRLHAPIVKALLGKAVVPDDDPYTTGGVGLLGTAPSQEVLRECDTLIIAGSSFPYLEFYPKPGQARAIQIDLDASRIGLRYPVSVGLVGKCRDVLRAWLPLLEPKTDTTFLYRAQSQMRDWNQLMQTRSGRKDHPLKPQVVIEKVNRFLRDDAIVCCDTGTVTTWVARHLRMRGDMAFSASGTLATMGNGLPYALGAAIGHPGRQVVCICGDGGFTMMMGELATLVKYQLPVKVIIIKNNLLGMIKWEQLGMEGNPEYGVALQPIDFASFASACGAAGYSVDAPSRLDNVLRKAFNEPGPALVEALVDPAEPPLPGTVSMQQAWTFAKAMAKGQHDRLTLMETLVENKVREVI